A region from the Populus trichocarpa isolate Nisqually-1 chromosome 18, P.trichocarpa_v4.1, whole genome shotgun sequence genome encodes:
- the LOC7493398 gene encoding probable LRR receptor-like serine/threonine-protein kinase At2g24230 yields MGFGFFVSVLILSLFFKPLACQQPNTDGFFLSEFLKNMGLTSSPLYNFSASVCSWQGVFCDAKKEHVVKFLASGLGLSGSIPDTTIGKLSKLQTLDLSNNEITSFPSDLWSLGFLNLLNLSSNKISGPLPSNVGNFGVLETIDLSSNNFSGEIPAAISSLVSLRVLKLERNGFEGSIPSGILSCQSLHFIDLSMNKLDGSLPDGFGAAFPKLKTLNLAGNGIQGRDSDFSLMKSITILNISGNSFQGSVMGVFQELLEVMDLSKNQFEGHISQVQFNSTYNWSRLVYLDLSDNQLSGEIFHDFSHASNLKYLNLAFNRFTEEEFPRIDMLSELEYLNLSKTSLSGHIPSEITQLSNLHTLDLSQNHLSGRIPLLTIKNLQVLDMSQNNLSGEIPVSLLENLPWMESYNFSYNNLTLCASEFSPETFQSHFSGSLDSCPIAANPGLFHRKVSNHKGLKLSLGLALSVVFMLAGLLFLAFGCRRKSKMWEAKQTSYKEEQNISGPFSFQTDSTTWVADVKQANSVPVVIFEKPLSNITFADLLSATSNFDRGTLLAEGKFGPVYRGFLPGGIQVAVKVLVHGSTLIDQEAARELEYLGRIKHPNLVPLTGYCLAGDQRIAIYDYMENGNLQNLLHDLPLGIRTTEEWSTETWEEDHNNGIQNVGTEGLLTTWRFRHKIALGTARALAFLHHGCSPPIIHRDVKASSVYLDYNLEPRLSDFGLAKIFGNGLDEEIARGSPGYVPPEFTDPDNDSPTPKSDVYCFGVVLFELITGKRPSGDDYAEEKNSTLVSWVRGLVRKSEGSRAIDPKIRNTGPEREMEEALKIGYLCTADLNSKRPSMQQIVGLLKDIEPTCYQ; encoded by the coding sequence atgggttttggtttttttgtctCTGTATTGATTCTTTCTCTGTTCTTCAAGCCTTTGGCTTGTCAACAACCCAATACAGATGGTTTCTTTCTCTCTGAGTTTTTGAAGAACATGGGCTTAACTTCTTCTCCGCTGTACAACTTTTCTGCTTCTGTTTGTTCATGGCAAGGTGTGTTCTGTGATGCCAAAAAAGAACATGTTGTTAAGTTTCTGGCTTCTGGTTTAGGCCTCTCTGGCTCTATTCCTGATACCACTATTGGTAAACTAAGCAAGCTACAAACCTTGGATCTTAGCAACAACGAAATCACATCTTTTCCTTCAGATTTGTGGAGTTTAGGCTTTCTGAATCTCCTCAATCTCTCTTCGAATAAGATTTCTGGGCCCCTTCCCAGCAACGTTGGTAATTTTGGCGTGCTTGAAACAATTGATCTATCAAGCAACAACTTTTCTGGTGAAATCCCTGCAGCAATAAGCTCTCTTGTTAGTTTGAGAGTGCTTAAACTCGAACGAAATGGATTTGAAGGAAGCATTCCATCGGGAATTCTGAGTTGCCAGTCACTGCATTTTATTGATCTTTCAATGAATAAGCTGGATGGATCCTTACCAGATGGTTTTGGTGCTGCTTTTCCTAAGCTCAAAACCTTAAATCTTGCAGGAAATGGGATTCAAGGGCGGGACTCGGATTTCTCACTAATGAAGTCCATCACTATCCTTAACATCTCCGGGAATTCATTTCAGGGTTCAGTAATGGGTGTGTTTCAGGAGTTGTTGGAGGTGATGGACCTGAGCAAAAACCAGTTTGAAGGTCACATTTCTCAGGTACAATTCAATTCTACCTACAATTGGTCTCGCTTGGTTTATTTGGACTTGTCAGATAATCAGCTCAGTGGAGAAATTTTCCATGATTTCAGTCATGCCTCCAATCTCAAGTACCTTAATCTTGCATTCAATAGATTTACTGAAGAAGAGTTCCCGCGAATTGATATGCTTTCAGAATTAGAATATCTTAATTTGTCTAAAACTAGTCTCAGTGGTCACATTCCGAGTGAAATCACACAATTGAGTAATTTGCACACACTTGATCTTTCTCAGAATCATCTCAGTGGCAGAATCCCTCTGCTAACTATCAAAAACCTTCAAGTTCTTGATATGTCACAAAACAATTTGAGTGGAGAAATCCCAGTGTCCCTCTTGGAAAATCTCCCTTGGATGGAGAGCTACAATTTCTCCTACAACAATTTAACCCTTTGTGCTTCAGAATTTTCCCCTGAAACCTTCCAATCACACTTCTCTGGATCATTAGACAGCTGCCCAATTGCTGCAAACCCAGGCCTTTTTCATAGAAAAGTCTCCAACCACAAGGGATTAAAGCTTTCTCTGGGTTTAGCCCTTTCCGTGGTTTTCATGCTTGCTGGACTGCTATTTCTTGCCTTTGGTTGTAGAAGGAAATCCAAAATGTGGGAAGCAAAGCAAACCTCGTATAAGGAAGAGCAAAATATCTCAGGCCCGTTTTCCTTCCAGACTGATTCGACAACATGGGTTGCTGATGTCAAGCAGGCAAATTCAGTTCCAGTAGTGATTTTTGAGAAGCCACTGTCGAATATCACATTTGCAGACCTCTTGTCTGCAACTTCAAATTTTGATAGAGGCACCCTTTTAGCTGAAGGGAAATTTGGGCCTGTATATAGGGGATTTCTTCCTGGAGGAATTCAGGTAGCTGTAAAAGTGTTGGTCCATGGATCCACATTGATAGACCAAGAAGCTGCCAGAGAACTTGAGTACCTTGGTCGAATTAAACACCCCAATCTTGTACCATTGACTGGTTACTGCTTAGCCGGGGATCAAAGAATTGCAATATACGATTATATGGAGAACGGAAACTTGCAAAATTTGCTCCATGACTTGCCGCTTGGGATCCGAACAACTGAAGAATGGAGCACAGAAACATGGGAGGAAGATCACAATAATGGAATTCAAAATGTTGGCACTGAAGGGTTATTAACAACCTGGAGATTCAGACACAAAATTGCCCTCGGAACTGCTCGTGCATTGGCATTTCTTCATCATGGCTGCTCGCCTCCAATTATTCATAGAGATGTCAAAGCTAGTAGTGTTTATCTAGATTATAACTTGGAGCCAAGATTATCTGATTTTGGCCTGGCCAAGATCTTTGGCAATGGTTTAGATGAGGAGATCGCTCGTGGCTCACCTGGTTATGTTCCACCTGAGTTTACTGATCCAGACAACGACAGCCCTACTCCAAAATCTGATGTATATTGCTTTGGTGTTGTTTTATTTGAGCTAATTACTGGGAAAAGGCCAAGTGGAGATGATTATGCTGAAGAGAAAAACTCCACTCTAGTTAGTTGGGTTAGAGGATTGGTGAGGAAGAGCGAAGGGTCCAGAGCAATTGATCCGAAAATTCGCAATACTGGACCAGAACGTGAAATGGAGGAGGCCCTCAAGATTGGATATCTGTGCACAGCTGATCTCAACTCCAAGCGACCAAGCATGCAACAGATAGTTGGACTTCTCAAAGATATTGAACCAACATGTTATCAATGA
- the LOC7493399 gene encoding ubiquitin carboxyl-terminal hydrolase 23 isoform X2: protein MHSVKHQNSCHVAGFCALCAIQKHVSRALQSSGRSLVPKDLVSNLRCISRNFRNARQEDAHEYMVNLLESMHKCCLPSGVPSESPAAYEKSLVHKIFGGHLRSQVECQQCSYCSNKFDPFLDLSLEIAKADTLPVALRNFTAAEVLDGGEKQYQCQRCKQKVRAKKRLTVHKAPHVLTIHLKRFHAHDPGRKVDKKVIFDRSLDIKPFVSGSYEGELKYSLYGVLVHYGHNTHSGHYVCFVRTSSNMWHLLNDNQVRQVSEKTVLEQKAYMLFYVRDRKNVARKPFDVAQKESMKANLGSNFANLVAKQFSKEHVDSGLIGNRLESTNSSAAVNKKDASSIVPSSEIYPKDAPFQQNNRQKLLKVHPALETSSAPLTFPSKGAYLANSELRECLPPSTPSMNSNNVTPKPEETSTITEAKTSDCNVPSNSSSCLKNSAIDKLVRNEIPQKINAGLNVGVSSQVPCWDFCDKTSGEVPRLAPSAGSTDQTFDKTVTVKSPNKPSCESDQGGDIPIKSSAGKTPSDKAVEGGQQTARQPVEASILIASIPPVMQNECLHSKAPACTPKKKLEKKLLKRRMHLGSNLFRVSLGVHMRKKHKKRKCLALETNNLFKENLLEQLENDGCSSRLGPSTSKISTGLLASMTSRRKTAKSGSRKGNDTRKSSDPGMGVIHGESMERNSVSGTLLTMDKQRQKSSISISEVNGGDAREPDCTENSKRDASQNGIMNALSGGAKVTVAPWDGIELPPQIVESNGVENLSIGYVANEWDEEYDRGKRKKLRQSQHNFDGPNLFQALATKNTQVKKAKMDRSRSENQPFRI, encoded by the exons TATATGGTTAACTTGCTGGAATCAATGCATAAATGCTGCTTACCTTCAGGAGTGCCAAGTGAATCCCCTGCCGCTTATGAGAAGAGTTTGGTACACAAAATCTTTGGTGGTCACCTTCGTAGTCAG GTGGAATGCCAACAATGTTCTTACTGCTCCAAcaaatttgatccatttttAGATTTAAGCCTCGAAATAGCCAAAGCAGATACCTTGCCAGTTGCACTTCGGAATTTCACTGCTGCAGAGGTGTTAGATGGAGGAGAGAAGCAATACCAGTGTCAGCGATGCAAGCAGAAAGTCAGGGCTAAGAAAAGGCTTACAGTTCACAAGGCACCACATGTGCTTACAATACATCTAAAACGGTTTCATGCACATGATCCTGGACGTAAGGTTGACAAGAAAGTTATATTTGATCGTTCATTGGACATTAAGCCTTTCGTCAGTGGTTCCTAT GAGGGGGAGTTAAAGTACAGTCTATATGGTGTACTCGTACATTATGGTCATAATACTCACTCTGGTCATTATGTCTGTTTTGTTCGGACATCAAGTAATATGTGGCACCTCCTCAATGACAATCAG GTTCGTCAAGTTAGCGAGAAGACTGTTTTAGAGCAGAAGGCTTATATGCTGTTCTACGTTCGTGATAGAAAAAATGTTGCAAGAAAACCTTTTGATGTTGCTCAAAAAGAAAGCATGAAAGCAAACTTGGGTAGTAACTTTGCGAATCTGGTTGCCAAGCAATTCTCGAAGGAACACGTGGATAGTGGTTTGATTGGGAATAGATTGGAGTCTACCAACTCTTCTGCTGCTGTGAATAAAAAAGATGCATCAAGCATTGTTCCATCATCAGAGATCTATCCAAAAGACGCACCATTTCAGCAAAACAATAGGCAAAAATTGCTGAAAGTGCATCCTGCCTTAGAAACTTCAAGTGCACCATTGACATTCCCATCAAAAGGAGCGTATTTGGCAAATTCGGAGCTTAGAGAATGCTTGCCACCTTCAACTCCCTCCATGAACAGCAATAATGTTACTCCTAAACCTGAAGAGACTTCTACTATTACTGAGGCCAAAACCAGTGACTGTAATGTGCCATCTAATAGCAGCAGTTGCCTGAAAAACTCTGCTATCGACAAACTTGTCAGAAATGAGATCCCACAAAAG ATTAATGCTGGCCTAAATGTGGGGGTGTCAAGTCAAGTTCCATGTTGGGATTTTTGTGATAAAACAtcaggtgaggtcccaagattgGCTCCATCCGCGGGATCTACTGACCAGACATTTGACAAAACAGTCACTGTGAAATCACCTAACAAGCCAAGCTGTGAAAGCGATCAG GGTGGAGACATCCCCATTAAGAGTTCTGCTGGGAAAACACCTAGTGATAAGGCTGTTGAAGGTGGGCAACAAACTGCACGCCAGCCGGTTGAGGCATCAATCCTGATTGCTTCAATCCCACCTGTCATGCAAAATGAATGTTTACATAGCAAAGCTCCTGCTTGCACAcctaaaaagaaattagaaaagaagCTTCTCAAGCGTAGGATGCATCTTGGCTCAAACTTATTCAGGGTATCCTTAGGTGTTCACATgaggaaaaaacacaaaaagagaAAATGCCTTGCTTTGGAGACCAATAATCTCTTCAAAGAAAACTTGCTGGAGCAGCTGGAGAATGATGGCTGTTCATCCCGGTTGGGGCCATCTACATCCAAAATCTCTACAGGTTTATTGGCTTCGATGACATCTCGGAGGAAGACAGCTAAATCTGGTTCAAGAAAGGGAAATGATACAAGAAAGTCCAGTGATCCTGGGATGGGTGTCATACATGGAGAATCTATGGAGAGAAATAGTGTGAGTGGCACCTTGCTTACAATGGATAAACAGAGACAAAAGAGTTCTATCTCAATCTCTGAAGTAAATGGAGGAGATGCAAGAGAACCTGACTGCACAGAAAATAGCAAAAGAGATGCATCACAGAATGGGATAATGAATGCCCTTAGTGGGGGTGCAAAGGTGACTG TTGCACCATGGGATGGAATAGAGTTGCCACCTCAGATTGTGGAATCCAACGGTGTGGAAAATCTCAGCATTGGTTATGTAGCAAATGAGTG GGATGAAGAATATGATCGAGGTAAGAGAAAGAAGCTAAGGCAATCTCAGCACAACTTTGACGGGCCCAACCTTTTCCAAGCATTGGCTACAAAGAACACTCAAGTTAAGAAGGCGAAGATGGACCGATCTAGGTCTGAAAACCAGCCTTTCAGGATATGA